The DNA window GCTACAAAAGATTGGGTAACTTTGAACACCGATTATCAGAAAGACACAGAGTTCTATCAGGGTCAGCTTGACAGTCTGAGCAAGGAGTATCAAGATCTGGCAAATTCTGGCGCAGGACAGGATGCGCTTCTGCGGAAACAGCAGGAGATTCTCGCCAAGAAAAGTCAGTACGAACAGACACTGGAAACTACTTACAATGCAAAACTGCAGGTCATATTGGAACAGGTTAACAAGCGAATTAAGGATTACGCAACATTCATCGGGATCGACATGGTTATCTCTAGTGAGATAGTCGTTTATGGTTCTACTGCATATGATATTACCGACGCAATAATTGAGTACATGAAAGGTTTTCAGAATTGAGTGATCCTTCTTATCTGAGGTGCGAGCATCTTGACAAGCGCTATGGAAGAAGAAGAGTATTGAAAGATGTCTCATTGGAGGCATCTTCTCTTGAGGTGGTTGGTCTTCTGGGGCCAAATGGGGCCGGGAAAACAACCGCCTTCAAGTCAATTCTTGGAATCGTTATTCCTAACTCAGGTAGTATCTTTCTTGATGATGAAAACATAACGCATCTCCCAATTCATGAAAGGTCAAGGAGAGGAATCGCTTACCTCCCGCAAGAAACGTCGATTTTCAGAGGCCTTACCGTAGTTGAGAATCTGACAATGGTTATGAGGCTCACGGGTCAGGAAGACAATTGCTATGAAAGGGCAAGCGAGATTCTTGACGAGTTTGGAATTCTTTCGCTGAAAGATCAAGTCGCTTCT is part of the Mesotoga sp. UBA6090 genome and encodes:
- a CDS encoding OmpH family outer membrane protein, producing the protein MKRSLKFLLVVIMVSAVGAIVVSESGAGPSEPAKIAFADMQKVLEATKDWVTLNTDYQKDTEFYQGQLDSLSKEYQDLANSGAGQDALLRKQQEILAKKSQYEQTLETTYNAKLQVILEQVNKRIKDYATFIGIDMVISSEIVVYGSTAYDITDAIIEYMKGFQN
- the lptB gene encoding LPS export ABC transporter ATP-binding protein; translation: MSDPSYLRCEHLDKRYGRRRVLKDVSLEASSLEVVGLLGPNGAGKTTAFKSILGIVIPNSGSIFLDDENITHLPIHERSRRGIAYLPQETSIFRGLTVVENLTMVMRLTGQEDNCYERASEILDEFGILSLKDQVASLISGGEKRRLEFARTMTLSPSFILLDEPFVGIDPMTVKDIQKMIRKLKKRGIGVIVTDHDVSSIAKVVDRLYVLYKGEVISSGDPESVLSDSQVVEKYLGSDE